A window from Malania oleifera isolate guangnan ecotype guangnan chromosome 7, ASM2987363v1, whole genome shotgun sequence encodes these proteins:
- the LOC131160245 gene encoding uncharacterized protein LOC131160245 produces the protein MCASAMNTRELALISAATAFGALASALAICFFSSTKKRSLRIDSSSNGVIAAKSSSQSPFDPTKRKRYLSWDDYFMAIAFLSAERSKDPNRQVGACLVSQNGVILGIGYNGFPRGCSDDKLPWAKKSKNGDPLQTKYPYVCHAEVNAILNTNHASAAGQRLYVTMFPCNECAKIIIQSGVSEVIYFVEKRLSNSDTAYVASHRLLSMAGVKVRKHQPQMEQILIKFEER, from the exons ATGTGCGCCTCTGCGATGAACACAAGAGAGCTTGCTCTGATCTCTGCGGCCACAGCCTTCGGCGCCCTGGCGTCCGCACTCGCGATTTGTTTCTTCTCGAGCACTAAAAAGCGTTCTCTTCGAATAGATTCATCCTCAAATGGCGTAATTGCTGCGAAAAGTTCGTCTCAGAGCCCTTTCGATCCTACCAAGCGCAAACG GTACTTGTCATGGGATGACTATTTCATGGCCATTGCATTTCTATCAGCTGAGCGATCCAAGGATCCTAACAGGCAG GTTGGTGCATGCTTGGTGAGTCAAAATGGTGTGATACTCG GCATTGGCTACAATGGATTCCCACGTGGTTGTTCAGATGACAAGCTGCCTTGGGCAAAG AAATCCAAAAATGGGGATCCTCTACAGACGAAGTATCC TTATGTTTGTCATGCTGAAGTTAATGCTATCCTGAACACAAATCACGCATCTGCAGCAGGACAG AGGCTATATGTTACTATGTTCCCTTGCAATGAATGCGCGAAGATAATTATACAG TCGGGTGTTTCTGAGGTTATCTATTTTGTGGAGAAGAGATTGAGTAATTCAGACACTGCTTATGTTGCTTCTCACAGGCTACTATCAATGGCTGGTGTAAAG